The following coding sequences are from one Selenomonas sputigena ATCC 35185 window:
- a CDS encoding single-stranded DNA-binding protein — protein MNKVLLTGNLARDPEVRYTQSGKAVASFSLAVNRRFGKANDGQQPSADFISIVAWEKLAEFCGNYLTKGSRILVEGRLQARSYDAQDGSKRYVTEVVANDIEFAGSRPQGAGAPGTPMQSSAPSHQPPAGQESFGPSIPDEEIPF, from the coding sequence ATGAACAAGGTGCTTTTGACCGGAAATCTCGCCCGCGATCCCGAGGTGCGTTACACGCAGAGCGGCAAGGCGGTCGCTTCGTTTTCGCTCGCCGTGAACCGCCGCTTCGGCAAGGCGAACGACGGGCAGCAGCCGTCGGCAGACTTCATTTCCATCGTCGCATGGGAGAAGCTCGCGGAGTTCTGCGGCAACTACCTGACGAAAGGCAGCCGCATCCTCGTCGAGGGGCGTCTGCAGGCGAGAAGCTACGATGCGCAGGACGGCTCGAAGCGCTATGTGACGGAAGTCGTCGCAAACGACATCGAGTTCGCCGGCTCGCGTCCGCAGGGCGCGGGTGCGCCGGGCACGCCGATGCAGAGCAGTGCGCCGAGCCATCAGCCGCCTGCCGGACAGGAGTCCTTCGGCCCTTCCATACCCGATGAGGAAATCCCATTCTAA
- the rpsF gene encoding 30S ribosomal protein S6 produces the protein MRKYEVIFIVKPMEEEATNAVIEKFVKLIQTNGGMIDKEDRWGKKRLVYEIKDYTDGYYCLLNVTAEPACMKECDRVMKITDDLLKHMIVRAEELIAAGEKAAAEPEAGEAE, from the coding sequence GTGAGAAAATACGAGGTTATCTTTATCGTGAAGCCGATGGAGGAGGAAGCGACGAACGCTGTTATCGAGAAGTTCGTCAAGCTGATTCAGACGAACGGCGGCATGATCGACAAGGAAGACCGTTGGGGCAAGAAGCGTCTGGTGTATGAGATCAAGGATTACACGGACGGCTACTACTGCTTGCTCAATGTCACGGCTGAGCCTGCCTGCATGAAGGAGTGTGACCGCGTCATGAAGATCACCGACGATCTTCTGAAGCACATGATCGTGCGCGCGGAGGAGCTCATCGCAGCCGGCGAGAAGGCTGCGGCCGAGCCGGAAGCCGGCGAGGCAGAGTAA
- the rpsR gene encoding 30S ribosomal protein S18: protein MIRRDRGRRSRRKVCTFCVDKVDVIDYKDVAKLRRFITERGKILPRRISGNCAKHQRQVTLAIKRARNIALLPFTAE, encoded by the coding sequence TTGATCAGACGTGACAGAGGCAGACGTTCGCGCCGCAAGGTTTGCACGTTCTGCGTGGACAAGGTGGATGTCATCGACTATAAGGATGTCGCGAAGCTGCGCCGTTTCATCACGGAGCGCGGCAAGATCCTGCCGCGCCGCATTTCGGGCAACTGCGCGAAGCATCAGCGCCAGGTGACGCTCGCAATCAAGCGCGCGCGCAACATTGCGCTTTTGCCGTTCACTGCGGAGTAA
- the fliD gene encoding flagellar filament capping protein FliD has translation MPTIYSMTQANYGMYRFAQKSGYSLFGGMGTAGNSLFGTQSSRASKGLPSLLNSQGFGSNAYALMNLKANTRAVLKSYHEASDGFYKTFDTAMNSLSKTSAALKNTNFNVTGATEADTQKNTEAVLKNVKDFVSDYNDTIKMFGDYSDVSSRASGMEKLFGDASYKADTLRQVGITVNSASGTLSVNDAALTKALKEEPNRVENILGKNGLAGATEKKVDFAKTQRDKIFPSAQQMLGPNYQRALAYTSAGSLTSMNSYANVGTLLSMFF, from the coding sequence ATGCCAACGATATATTCCATGACGCAGGCGAACTACGGCATGTACCGCTTCGCACAGAAGAGCGGCTACTCGCTTTTCGGCGGAATGGGCACTGCGGGTAATTCGCTTTTTGGAACGCAGTCTTCCCGTGCTTCCAAGGGGCTTCCCTCGCTCTTAAACTCGCAGGGCTTCGGCTCGAACGCCTACGCCCTGATGAACCTCAAGGCGAACACGCGCGCCGTACTGAAGTCTTACCACGAAGCCTCCGACGGCTTCTACAAGACGTTCGATACAGCGATGAACTCTCTTTCCAAAACGTCTGCCGCACTCAAGAACACGAACTTCAACGTCACGGGCGCGACCGAGGCGGACACGCAGAAGAACACGGAAGCCGTACTCAAGAACGTCAAAGACTTCGTTTCCGATTACAACGACACGATCAAGATGTTCGGCGACTACTCCGACGTCTCAAGCCGCGCTTCGGGCATGGAAAAGCTCTTCGGCGACGCTTCGTACAAGGCGGACACCCTGCGCCAAGTCGGCATCACGGTGAATTCGGCGTCGGGCACGCTCTCCGTCAATGACGCGGCGCTGACGAAGGCGCTCAAAGAAGAGCCGAACCGCGTCGAGAACATCCTCGGCAAGAACGGCCTTGCGGGTGCAACGGAAAAGAAGGTCGACTTCGCCAAGACGCAGCGCGACAAGATCTTCCCGTCGGCACAGCAGATGCTCGGTCCCAACTACCAGCGCGCGCTCGCCTATACATCGGCAGGCTCCTTGACGAGCATGAATTCCTATGCCAATGTCGGAACGCTGCTGTCGATGTTCTTCTGA